A stretch of the Borreliella spielmanii genome encodes the following:
- the pth gene encoding aminoacyl-tRNA hydrolase — translation MGLLILGLGNPGLEFSLTRHNVGFSLLDKIVSKNGLCLKRKKKYEYSELRMISRRVVLVKPLTYMNLSGSLFPSIFSDFYMCVKNLLVVLDNVDLPLGKCRLKERGSMSTHNGLKSISSVLGSSNYSRLYIGVGNNVMRDIKSFVLSRFCKDEIDRLEKLYDFLSDEVIDISEANFKNKVQKINSSNF, via the coding sequence ATGGGGTTGTTAATACTTGGATTAGGAAACCCTGGATTAGAATTTTCTTTAACCAGACATAATGTTGGTTTTTCTCTTTTAGATAAAATTGTTTCTAAGAACGGCCTTTGCTTAAAGAGAAAAAAAAAATATGAATATTCAGAGTTAAGAATGATTTCTAGACGAGTAGTTTTGGTTAAGCCATTAACTTATATGAATTTAAGCGGATCTTTATTTCCTTCGATATTTTCAGATTTTTATATGTGCGTAAAGAATTTATTAGTGGTTCTTGATAATGTTGATCTTCCTTTGGGGAAATGCAGACTTAAAGAGCGAGGCAGTATGTCTACTCATAATGGTCTTAAGTCGATTTCAAGTGTTCTTGGAAGCTCTAATTACAGTAGACTTTATATTGGAGTTGGAAATAATGTTATGCGGGACATAAAGAGCTTTGTTCTTTCTAGATTTTGCAAGGACGAAATAGATAGGCTTGAAAAATTGTATGATTTTTTAAGTGATGAGGTAATTGATATTAGTGAGGCAAATTTTAAAAATAAGGTTCAAAAAATAAATTCTAGTAATTTTTAA
- the tilS gene encoding tRNA lysidine(34) synthetase TilS: protein MHFLDDNIQIKIDEFYKKNSLNKSRVIVAFSGGTDSTTLLLNLKYYLRNNIVAFYFAHFIRADNEQNQEIEHVKEFCDFYNIALQIKKCDIDIKSEAIRLGVSIEELARKCRYNALENALKENDANYIALAHNENDQIETIIMRFFQGSFLDGLAGIPSVNGNIIRPLLEVSRLEIENFLSLNNIRVFVDSTNSQNLYLRNRVRNNLLPSIGKVFKGYEKCLKRISEFSKEFANYFEKDEFFPVEKGKYYYSFDIKTFLDFPKYLVFRLIFKILNSEGIVTKISYKALNEMFKVEINRKKNNVLLKTNDFFLEKRHNKINLIFKRDEKFYKPFDFILEVGKWHSLSLGKILLKCLECDTASVSRLKCCSYEFRHKFFKDKLKAKKFFSKFIRCNPIYLILLALDNRLIGVIDLNTLNLVWSEKSILKKISISLIGGLLKE, encoded by the coding sequence ATGCATTTTTTAGACGATAATATACAAATTAAAATAGATGAATTTTATAAAAAAAATTCTTTAAATAAAAGTCGTGTTATTGTTGCTTTTTCTGGAGGGACTGATTCTACAACTTTATTGTTGAATTTAAAATATTATTTGAGAAATAATATTGTTGCATTTTATTTTGCTCATTTTATCAGAGCTGATAATGAACAAAATCAAGAAATAGAGCATGTAAAGGAGTTTTGTGATTTTTATAACATTGCTTTACAAATTAAGAAATGTGATATAGATATAAAAAGTGAAGCAATTAGGCTGGGAGTATCTATTGAAGAGCTTGCAAGGAAATGTAGATATAATGCTTTAGAAAATGCTCTTAAAGAAAATGATGCAAATTATATTGCGCTTGCTCATAACGAGAACGATCAAATTGAAACAATAATTATGAGATTTTTTCAAGGATCTTTTTTGGATGGCCTTGCAGGTATTCCTAGTGTCAATGGAAATATTATAAGACCCTTGCTAGAAGTTTCAAGACTAGAAATTGAAAATTTTTTATCTTTGAATAATATTAGAGTTTTTGTTGATAGTACAAATTCTCAAAATTTATACCTAAGAAATAGAGTTAGAAATAATTTGCTACCCTCTATAGGAAAGGTTTTTAAAGGATATGAAAAATGTCTTAAAAGGATATCTGAATTTTCAAAGGAATTTGCAAATTATTTTGAAAAAGATGAATTTTTTCCTGTTGAGAAAGGTAAATACTATTATTCTTTTGATATAAAAACTTTTTTAGATTTCCCTAAGTATTTAGTGTTTAGATTGATTTTTAAAATTTTAAATTCAGAGGGAATTGTAACTAAAATTTCTTATAAAGCTCTTAATGAAATGTTTAAAGTAGAGATTAATAGAAAGAAAAATAATGTTTTGTTAAAAACCAATGATTTTTTTTTAGAAAAAAGGCATAATAAAATTAATTTAATTTTTAAAAGGGATGAAAAATTTTACAAACCTTTTGATTTTATTTTAGAAGTTGGTAAATGGCATAGTTTATCTTTAGGTAAGATTTTGCTAAAATGTTTAGAGTGCGATACAGCTTCTGTATCAAGGTTAAAATGTTGTTCTTATGAGTTTAGACATAAATTTTTTAAGGATAAGTTGAAAGCAAAAAAGTTTTTTTCTAAGTTTATAAGGTGTAATCCGATTTATTTAATATTGTTAGCACTAGATAACAGGTTAATCGGAGTTATTGATTTAAATACTTTAAACTTAGTATGGAGTGAAAAAAGCATTCTTAAAAAAATTAGTATATCTTTGATTGGAGGGCTTTTAAAGGAATGA